A region from the Pithys albifrons albifrons isolate INPA30051 chromosome Z, PitAlb_v1, whole genome shotgun sequence genome encodes:
- the F2RL2 gene encoding proteinase-activated receptor 3, whose translation MKILFFTGLLSLTYSLCTTASKFSQNGSAIDTASLIKTFRGISARDYDYIPPYAIEGETTTIHIRENKCTSKKSNDSTLTKVNNTTLEYLSSSVSTKLIPAIYLSAVLLGVPSNAITLWMLLFRIRSVCTAILYTNLAVSDLLFCIILPFKIAYHINGNNWVFGELMCRTTTAVFYGNMYCSILLLTCISVSRYMAIVHPFTYKSLPKRTYAIAACAAVWTIIFLYMLPLCIMQQSYYVKQLGIYTCHDVHNACEMTSSFQFYYYISLAIFGFLIPFATIIFCYVSIIRTLKTHEWFWYVKVSFLILTIFAICFVPSNIILIIHHINYYYYNTDGLYSFYLIALCLSSLNSCLDPFLYFLMSKIRSQSNSYLTMVKISREK comes from the exons ATGAAGATACTGTTTTTCACTGGATTGCTCTCTCTTACTTACAGTCTTTGCACAACAG CTTCAAAATTTTCACAGAATGGCTCTGCAATTGACACTGCATCTCTTATCAAGACTTTCCGTGGAATTTCAGCAAGAGACTATGATTACATCCCCCCTTACGCCATAGAAGGGGAGACAACAACCATCCatatcagagaaaataaatgcactTCAAAAAAGTCAAATGACTCCACTTTAACAAAAGTGAACAACACAACACTGGAGTACCTGAGCAGTTCTGTGAGCACCAAGCTAATACCTGCCATCTACCTCAGTGCTGTTTTATTGGGTGTACCATCTAATGCCATCACTTTGTGGATGCTACTGTTCAGGATCCGCTCCGTGTGCACTGCCATCCTCTACACAAATTTGGCTGTTTCAGATTTGCTCTTCTGCATCATTCTGCCCTTCAAAATAGCTTACCACATCAATGGAAACAACTGGGTATTTGGGGAACTGATGTGCCGAACTACCACTGCAGTGTTTTATGGCAATATGTACTgctccatcctgctgctcaCATGTATCAGTGTCAGCCGCTACATGGCCATCGTTCACCCCTTCACCTACAAAAGCCTACCTAAGCGCACCTATGCCATtgcagcttgtgctgctgtgtggaCCATCATCTTCTTGTACATGCTCCCCCTTTGCATCATGCAGCAGAGCTACTATGTGAAGCAACTGGGCATTTATACTTGCCATGATGTGCACAATGCCTGTGAAATGACATCTTCCTTCCAGTTCTACTACTATATTTCTTTAGCTATATTTGGGTTTTTGATACCTTTTGCAACTATCATTTTCTGCTATGTCTCAATTATTCGAACACTCAAGACTCATGAATGGTTCTGGTATGTTAAAGTCAGTTTTTTGATCCTTACTATCTTTGCTATTTGCTTTGTGCCAAGCAATATTATCCTTATTATTCATCACATCAACTATTACTATTACAACACAGATGGGTTGTATTCATTTTATCTAATTGCTTTATGTCTTAGCAGCTTAAACAGTTGTCTTGatcctttcctttattttctgatgTCAAAAATTAGGAGTCAATCCAATAGTTATCTTACAATGGTTAAAATATCCAGGGAAAAATGA